From the Malus domestica chromosome 17, GDT2T_hap1 genome, one window contains:
- the LOC139193369 gene encoding secreted RxLR effector protein 161-like, translating to MDDCKPISTPVECGVKLTKHDKGESVDPIFFKSLVGSLHYLTCIRPDIFYVVGLVSHYMENPTTTYLKIAKRILQYLKGTVNFGLFYSSSNNYKLVGYSDSDWAGDFDDRKSTTGFVFFMGDTAFTWMSKKQPIVTLSTYEAEYVAATSCVCHAIWLRNLLKELSMPQEKPTEIYVDNKSAIALAKNPVFHDRSKHIDTRYRYIRECIARKDVQVEYMKSQDQVADIFTKPLKQEDFVRLRKSIGVTRQD from the coding sequence atggacGACTGCAAGCCCATAAGCACGCCAGTGGAGTGCGGAGTCAAACTAACCAAGCATGACAAAGGAGAAAGTGTAGATCCAATATTTTTCAAGAGTTTAGTTGGAAGCTTGCACTACTTGACTTGCATAAGACCAGATATTTTCTATGTCGTCGGATTAGTCAGTCACTACATGGAGAATCCCACAACTACATATTTGAAGATTGCCAAAAGAATTCTTCAATACCTTAAAGGTACTGTTAACTTTGGCTTGTTCTATTCAAGCTCTAATAACTACAAACTTGTTGGATATAGCGACAGTGATTGGGCAGGAGATTTCGATGATAGAAAAAGCACTACTGGATTTGTGTTCTTCATGGGAGACACTGCATTCACATGGATGTCGAAGAAGCAACCGATTGTCACTCTCTCTACCTACGAAGCTGAATACGTAGCTGCTACCTCATGTGTCTGTCATGCAATCTGGCTGAGAAACTTGCTAAAAGAATTAAGCATGCCACAAGAAAAGCCAACAGAGATCTATGTCGACAACAAGTCTGCAATAGCTCTAGCAAAgaatccagtattccatgacAGGAGCAAACACATAGATACCCGTTATCGTTACATAAGAGAGTGTATTGCAAGAAAGGATGTGCAAGTGGAATACATGAAGTCTCAAGACCAAGTCGCCGACATATTCACCAAGCCACTCAAACAAGAAGACTTTGTTAGATTGAGGAAATCAATCGGTGTCACAAGACAAGATTAA
- the LOC103405173 gene encoding uncharacterized protein, with product MILWSGGGTAMVVPRRPSWRTPMCLASNVNTEELRAQLGQLHSEAETARAKANNARLRLLRLSEAAEKLKRQAAINVQTGKEDDARELLFQKKKVMEALEKSKHRIEFLDELSTKLNEAISLKEGQLIGNVSLDLEVVREDAFSPVRIVSPAAEVAENLEVGKEFVSNDLKEETPLLKDNQASLPVEPEGEDLREPLNRGAWNEDETISSLKGITSFDSFLEHLDHQLKKIEAELITILRISTLVVDSQEKSRNFKVQKTMELLDSVSGVRERISSIKMANVEAR from the exons atgatACTCTGGAGTGGTGGTGGAACAGCCATGGTTGTTCCTCGGAGACCTTCATGGAGGACGCCCATGTGCTTGGCTTCCAACGTCAACACAGAGGAGCTACGTGCCCAGCTCGGTCAGCTCCACTCTGAGGCTGAGACCGCCAGAGCCAAag CAAACAATGCAAGATTGAGGCTTTTGCGACTCTCAGAGGCAGCCGAGAAGCTGAAACGGCAAGCAGCTATTAATGTCCAAACTGGGAAGGAAGACGATGCGAGGGAGCTGCTCTTTCAGAAGAAAAAGGTCATGGAAGCATTGGAGAAGTCAAAGCACCGCATAGAATTTCTCGATGAACTTtccacaaagcttaatgag GCAATTTCTCTGAAAGAAGGGCAGCTAATCGGGAATGTTTCTTTGGATCTTGAAGTTGTCAGAGAAGATGCTTTTAGTCCAGTTCGAATTGTATCACCCGCAGCTGAAGTTGCAGAAAATTTGGAGGTGGGCAAAGAATTTGTCTCAAATGATCTGAAAGAAGAAACACCGCTTCTTAAAGACAATCAAGCAAGCTTACCTGTTGAGCCAGAAGGGGAGGACCTTCGAGAACCTTTAAACAGGGGAGCTTGGAATGAAGATGAGACAATTAGTAGCTTGAAGGGAATAACATCTTTCGATAGTTTCTTAGAACATCTGGATCATCAACTCAAAAAAATTGAAGCAGAACTTATCACCATATTGAGGATCTCAACCTTGGTAGTGGACAGCCAGGAGAAATCAAGAAATTTTAAAGTGCAAAAAACGATGGAACTTCTTGATAGTGTCTCAGGCGTTAGAGAGAG GATTTCAAGCATCAAGATGGCAAATGTGGAGGCCAGATAA
- the LOC103405172 gene encoding two-pore potassium channel 3-like — MDEPFISRTETALGVGGADQQVESSITSTARTPRRRSHPSGYLDVVSSDVILPIIATPNSTSYANLIANLNKNKRRKLKHRSHSAPSVFTATKELIQDSLDDPRSAPKSTPFIVRQAFIGVIVYVIIGIVIILTAGGFKGEATYKPVDALYFIVVTLCTIGYGDIVPDTTATKLFTCFFILVGFGFIDILLNGLVAYICDRQESVLLSTIDETKFNHMIQTYMIDKEKGRMRIRIKVGLALGVVIGCIAIGTIAVHFLEQMSWVDSFYLSVTSVTTVGYGDFAFQTVAGRCFAIIWLLVSTLAVARAFLYLTELRIDKRNRRIAKWVLQKEITLRDLLAADLDNDGCISKSEFVIYKLKEMGRVAESDILQICKQFDSLEHNNSGKITLVDIMGSNM, encoded by the exons ATGGACGAACCTTTTATTTCCAGGACTGAGACAGCACTTGGTGTCGGAGGTGCTGACCAACAAGTAGAGTCTTCGATCACCTCAACGGCCAGAACACCACGAAGAAGAAGCCACCCCTCAGGTTACCTTGATGTAGTCAGCTCTGATGTTATCCTCCCCATCATTGCAACACCAAACTCTACCTCCTACGCCAATCTCATCGCGAACCTGAACAAGAACAAGCGAAGGAAGCTCAAGCACCGCTCCCACTCAGCTCCCTCGGTGTTCACTGCCACCAAGGAGCTCATTCAAGACTCCCTGGATGATCCAAGATCTGCCCCTAAATCAACACCCTTCATTGTTCGCCAGGCCTTCATCGGTGTCATTGTCTATGTCATCATCGGCATTGTCATAATCTTGACAGCCGGGGGTTTCAAGGGGGAAGCCACTTACAAGCCGGTTGATGCCTTGTACTTCATTGTGGTCACGCTCTGTACGATTGGATATGGTGACATTGTTCCTGACACGACGGCTACCAAGCTCTTCACCTGTTTCTTCATCTTGGTGGGTTTTGGATTCATCGACATTCTGCTGAACGGGTTGGTGGCGTACATCTGCGACAGGCAAGAATCGGTGTTGCTGAGCACTATCGATGAGACGAAGTTCAACCACATGATTCAGACGTACATGATCGATAAAGAGAAAGGAAGAATGAGAATAAGGATCAAGGTAGGGTTGGCATTGGGAGTGGTTATTGGTTGTATAGCTATAGGGACAATTGCAGTACATTTTCTGGAGCAGATGAGCTGGGTTGATAGTTTTTACCTCTCTGTTACTTCTGTGACAACGGTAGGTTACGGCGATTTCGCTTTCCAGACAGTTGCGGGTAGGTGTTTTGCAATAATCTGGTTACTGGTTAGCACATTAGCCGTTGCTAGAGCTTTTCTGTACTTGACTGAGCTTAGAATCGACAAGCGGAATCGCCGAATAGCGAAATGGGTTCTTCAGAAGGAGATCACCCTCAGGGACCTATTGGCAGCAGACCTGGATAATGATGGATGCATCAG CAAATCGGAGTTCGTCATATACAAGCTGAAGGAGATGGGGAGAGTAGCAGAGAGTGACATCCTGCAGATATGCAAGCAATTTGATTCTTTGGAACACAACAACAGTGGCAAAATTACTCTTGTTGATATAATGGGAAGCAACATGTGA